In Gimesia benthica, a single window of DNA contains:
- a CDS encoding c-type heme family protein, which yields MRAIRNCLVIVMLSACPLAVVTLAQPPAEEKAQQTASPKEGKQAEAEEAAPQLSLPEARERARLAHRFYSATLDAMHRSYFNSATAPVPARVMERMFADLEADENIKARWIAVNANAMSVDHEPETEFEKQAAREIAAGKGAYERIENGVYQRAGAISLMNHGCLTCHLGFGKKNTKDRFAGLIISIPVKGTPVKAKTGVKGN from the coding sequence ATGAGAGCGATACGAAACTGTCTGGTTATTGTGATGTTGAGTGCCTGTCCCCTGGCCGTGGTTACGTTGGCCCAGCCTCCCGCGGAGGAGAAAGCGCAACAGACTGCCTCTCCGAAGGAAGGGAAGCAGGCCGAAGCAGAGGAAGCAGCTCCTCAACTGTCGCTGCCTGAAGCGCGTGAGCGCGCCCGACTGGCTCACCGCTTTTACTCGGCTACGCTGGACGCGATGCACCGAAGTTATTTCAACAGTGCGACAGCGCCGGTGCCGGCTCGTGTGATGGAGCGGATGTTTGCCGACCTGGAAGCAGATGAAAATATCAAAGCCCGGTGGATTGCCGTGAATGCCAACGCCATGAGTGTCGATCATGAGCCGGAAACGGAATTCGAAAAACAGGCGGCCCGGGAGATCGCAGCCGGGAAAGGGGCTTATGAGCGAATCGAGAATGGCGTCTACCAGCGGGCCGGTGCCATTTCATTAATGAATCATGGCTGTCTGACCTGCCATCTCGGGTTTGGAAAAAAGAACACCAAAGATCGCTTCGCAGGCTTGATCATTTCCATCCCGGTTAAAGGAACGCCCGTGAAAGCAAAGACGGGTGTCAAGGGAAACTGA